The genomic segment GTGCCCAGACATCACACGGGAGTGCCAGACCCCAGAAAGCAGTTCAGATGCTCTAGTGTCACTCTGTctaactgtctgtctgtctctctgaaagCAGCCCGGGGGCAATGAAGCTGTACGTGTGTGTGACCTCAGCTCCACAGAATTGAAAGTTAAAAAGTGGTGATTTTGCTTGTGGCCTGTCTACCGCTGCTGTATAGCAGGTGACATCTGCTCACTGATGCAGCAGGTGTCCCAAGAGTGGCCCTTCTCcccaggaggatgggagatgagGAGAGGCCCCCTCCGAAAGCCCCTCACCTGTCCTTGTACTTGGATAACTTCTCCTCCTCCCAGGCCGTGTTCCCACCTCCAAAGTTGTCCCGGATGGTCCTCTCCAGGCCCTGGAAGCGAGGGTGACACCGGGTAGCCGCTGAGTATACTCACTCCACGCCTggcgccccctccccgccccgcccggggaaactgaggcacaagcTGGCTCAGCACCAGTGAGCAACCAAGCTGGGACCCGAGTGCGTGCAGACTCGCACCCCCGCCACACAACCAGGTCCCGTCCCCCGGAGCACCCACCTTGTTGAAGCTGTCCACCAGTCCTCGGCACGTGTGACacgggtggggctgggtggggggcgAGGACTGGGGCAGCGGGGAGGGCTGCAGCCACACGGGGCCCGGGAGGCCGAGGAGGAGGCTCAGGCCCCAGAGCAGAGGCCACCAGGCCATTGTGTCCCGGGCCGGggacctgcaggtggagggcatgggggtggggggctttgggGGAGGccggaaagaaagggaggggacgGGGACAAGGACGGGGGCAGGAGAAAGTGAAGGAAAGCTCGCACCCGGGTCATTCGGAGGAGAGGGGAAACCTGGGCGCGGGGCAGGGCGGTGGGGGGCCAGGCGCCAGATGGGCAGTTTCCGGGGCCGTCCTCGGTCCGCTGGGGTGCAGGCAGGCCTGGCTCCGGAGCCCGGGAGGGAGTGAGTCCCGGTTCCCGGCTCCTGGGGGGCTGTCGGGACCCGGGGCGCGGAATCGAGGGTGGGGGGCCAGAACCCGACGAGCAGGGGGAGGAGGCCGGTAGGCGGTCCGGCGGGGCGGAGTCCGGAGCCCTGGACTGCTGGGGAGGACCCGGGGGCGGACGCGAGGAGACGGGCAATGGGGGGCCGCCGCGGGGCAGCCAGGGGGACCCACCCAGCCCGCGGGCGCCGCCGGCTCGGTCGCCCCAACGCCACCTGCGCCTGCGCAGCCCGGATGCACAGCCTCCGCCAGCGGCGCCGCAGTCCGGGGGGCAGGGCGCACCACAGCCAATGGCGGCGGGCCGTGTGCAGTGACGTCACGCGGCGGCGGCCAACCCGAGGCGGCGCCGGGCGGCTGCACCTGCGCCGCCAATTAAAAGGTGGCGGAGACTCGAGACGCGCATAGACGGCAGCGCGGACGCGGCGCGAGGCTGCAAAGGTTCTTTATTCAGGGTCCGCGGGCGCGGCCGGGCTCGGGTCTGGCGGGGGCCGGGAGCAGCGCTCCAGGGCGGGCCGCAGAGCACGAGCCACCTGCCGGGCGCTCTCCCGGAGCCGCGCGGGGCCGGGAGCGTCGCGGCCCTGCAAGGCGCCCAGGAACTCGGGCAGCTGCGCGGGCAGCGAGAAGAGCGGCGCGGCGTGGAGCGGGGCGGGCACGGCGGCGGGGGGCAGCAGGCCGTCGAAGCAGGCGCTCACGTAGCGGCCGGCCGCGCGGCCCTGCAGGAAGTCGGGCAGCACGCAGCTGAGCGAGGCGGCGAAGGCGTCGTGCGTCCCGGGCGGGCCGTGCGCCCCGGGCGCGCCGTCCTGCAGCCACTCCCGGCAcagcgcggcggcggcgggcgagAAGAGCAGCACCACCACGCCGCCCTCCTGCATTGCCAGGCGCCGCTGCGCGTGCACCCAGGCGGCGGGGCCCAGCGCGCCCAGCTCCCGGCCGCTCCACAGGTCCACGGCCACGCGCAGCGGCAGGCGACCCAGCGCCGAGGCCAGCGCGCCCACCAGGCGCTCGAAGGCCGCGTCGTCCGCCGCGTGGAGGAGCAGGGCCCGGCGGCCCCGGGCGGCCGCTGCGAGAGAACAGAGGGCGGGAGGCGTGAGCGGGGACCCGGGGCCGCAGCCCCCCGCCTGGGCCGGCTCACTCACCCCCCGCGCGGATGTCCTCCTGCAGGAGCCTCAGCCACCCTGTCGGGAGAGGGGCGCCGGCCGCTGAGCTGAGCCCCCGCTTGCCAGGAACCCGCACcgccctggcctggcctggcctggcctgcccGGGGATGCAGTGACCTGCGTCGAACCCGCACTGCCCAGGCCAGCCCTGGACTGCCCAGAGATGCAGCGGCCTGCCTCGACCCCGTGCCGCCCTACTCAGCTTTGTCCTGTCCTGAACTGTCCTGCCCAGCGATGCAGAGGCCTACCTCGGACCTGTGCTGCCCTGCCACCCTGCTCTGCCTGGACTGCCCTACTCAGGGATGCAGCGGCCTGCCTTGAACCCGTGCCCCCCTGGCCTGGTCTGCACTAGCAACCTTGCCCCCTGCCTGGAGATGCAGTGACCTGCTTGGGACTGatgctgccctgccctgccctgcccttcccgGGGATGCAGTGGCCTGCCTTGGACCGCTGCGAGCCCCCTGCCTTTTCCTGCCTCGGATCGCCCCCTACCCTGCCCAGGAATGCGGGGTGAGCTCACCTTTCACTCGGCCTttctggaggaggagaagaaggaagagcacCGCGGCCAGGAGCAGGCCGGCCAGCCACAGCAGGACCCAGCGCTGGTGCATGTCTGCAAGGTGGGGGAAGGGGCTGGTGAAGAGTGACCACACCTCACATAAATCACTCAGCACAGTGCTGGGCCCAGGATGTGCTCACCTGTAACTTCCCTTCTGCTGCCTGGGCTTTTGGGGTCCCTGAGCCCACCCTTTTGATTGCCTTCAACAGCTTCCAAATTGCAGACTGACTCCTTTTCCCCTTTCCAATCCATTTACACTAAGCAGCCTCAGAGATCTCTCTAGAATACTAATTTGATTCCAGCAGTCCCCTCCTTATCTATGGGGCGGCATGCTCCAGGGCCCCCAGTGGATGTCTGAAAGCACCACACAAGTGTGGAAGCCCCAACATactattaaaaatgtttatttccatGAAACAGAAccggagcagcactctggcatgttcaatgctggggatccaactcaggacctggtGTTTGCAAGCCCCTCTCTGTGCTGCTGGGACACCTCCAGGGCActgctctctgtcttattctcCACATGCACCCATGTCTGTCATAAAGATTAATCTGCATTTAGGTCCAGGGAGATACAGAACAGTTAAGCAGTGCACTCTGATAAACACCGTCAAAGTAATCTCTCAAAGTGGCTAACTGCACACGACACGTTCAGACCAGGGTAGAGAGTGCAGAGAAGGGCAGACCCCTGCAGATCTCTTGGGGGGAGTgtaatcttcccccccccctcgtgCTGCCAGGAGCAAAACCAGAACCTCCTTTGTCAACTATCCACAGATGAGCTGTCGGGCCCATGGTTTTCATTCTTCTTGGGATGCGTGTCGGGGACATTGGCCTGAGCAACGTCATATAATCATCTTAACAGGAAGCCTGTACAGTCCTGGTAGTCAAGGTCCTGGGAGTATCATATGGTTACTTCCATGAGGATCTGTATGGTTCTGATGGACAAGGTCCaacagcaggtggggagagagtAAAGCACTGCTCCGCCATCCATGAAACTTGTACTGGTGCTGCCCGTGGTGCACCCATGTAGGGTAAAGACTAGAACCCAGGAccggtgagctatctccctactCCTTCAGTTGTCCATCTCCTTGACTCCTATTCTCCTATCCCTGCATCCTCACTTCCTGGAGGCCTGcttccccagcaccccagcctCACTGGCCACCTCACTTCCTCAGATAAGGACCTTGCTGTCTTCACCAAAAATGCCTCGCTAGCCCCTCCTCCTGGCCCAGCCTTCAGGCTCCAACCCCAGCCTCTCCCTGCTGCGGACCGCCTCTCTGACCCACTCACACTGCATGCAGCAGGGCTATTCGGTTAATGTCCTCCTGCCCTTCGAAGACTGTGCCAGCTAGTGACTCTGCTGGCGCTGGAGCCCCTGCATGTCCTTGGCACGGTTTTTGAATTTATGACAGAATGACTCTCGGGCCGAGAAGGTGGCTCAGTGTAGAGCATAGCCTTAGAgaagtgaggccctgggtttgatctccagcaccacacaagaacaaaaaagagaaataggacacactatacacacacacacacacaaaaaaaaaatggtgcctTTTCCTTGAATTaaacgaagaaaaaaaaaaaggccggcaAATTAACTCACTGGGACAGTCAGTAAGCTGCTACACCACATGCCTGACTGAGATTCAAGTCATTGTAGGAAGCTTGGGCGCTGTGGTGTCTTGCTCTctgccacctctctctctctctctctgtctctctctcactaagtTCACCACATcaacttttatatttattatttattttgcctccatggttatcactggggcttagtgcctgcactacaaatccactgcttctggtggccttttttttttttttttcattttatttgatagaacagacagaaattgagagaagagggagagacagggagagagacaggtacctgaagacttgcttcaccacttgtgaagtgatgaccctgcagatggggagtcaggggctcgaaacccggatccttgtgcattatactatgtgtgcttaaccaggtgcatcaccacctggccacctcaCCTTTTATGTTTATATCAAAACATTTATgagtgggccaggaggtggcgcattggtaaagctttggactctcaagcatgaggtcccgagttcgatccccagcacatgtgccagagtgatgtctggttctttctctctcctcctatcttcctcattaataaataaataaaatcttaaaaaaaaacatttatgagacagaggcagagagcttACACACCAGATCATTAGTCTGGAATATGCATTGCCAtggaactcgagacctcatgcttgagagtccaatgccttatctactgtgttacctcctgggctgctgtctttatcttaaaaaaaaaaaaaaaacaaagcaagggagtcgggcggtagcgcagtgggttaaacgcacgtggtgcaaagcgcaaggaccggcataaggatcccggttcgagcccccggctccccacctgcaggggagtcgcttcacaggcggtgaagcaggtctgcaggtgtctctctttctctccccctctctgtcttcccctcctctctccatttctctctgtcctatccaacaacagtggcatctataacaacaacaataataaccacaaggacaacaaaggggaaaaaaaaagtcaaaaagatCCTCAGTggtggagcccaggccacaggctTGCTCTCTGCTACCActtgtgccagagctgagtagtgctctggtctctctcatctaaattaatcttttttttttttaaagattttacttactcATGAAgatgggaggaaagagagagaaccagacactgCTCAggcgcatgtgctgctggggattgaactcaggacctcatgcctgaacatccagggctttatccactgcgccacctcccagaccaccatctaaatagtatgcccccccccccactgactTGAGTCATATCCCCGGAATGGGACCAGGATGTGGCAAGTGAAATTGTAGGGCCGCAAACCACACCTCAGGGTGTTAGTTTCTTGGTTTATGTAACAAACCATAACTATTAATTGTAAGGAAGTTACTGTGTACTCGagctttactaaaaaaaaaaaaaaaagattcccatgcacaaggacataggttcaagcccgctacccccctgcagggggaagcttcaccagcattgAAGAAGGATCTccatttcccttctcaatttctctctatcctatcaaattcaatgaaaaaaaaaggctgcaggtAGAGAAGGGGTGTGGGATACTCACACTTGTCCATGGGGCAGGCCCACAGTGTTTCCAGGTCACCGTCCCACAGCTGCAAGACACACACAGTACCAAGCCCAGAGCTACCGCTGTTCTCAGTCTCCGAATGCCCAGCTCTCAccatgcaccccccacccccatccctgcacacacacacacacacacacacacacacacacacacacacacacgacaaatGCCAAGCTCGGCCCAGATGAAGACAGCCTTTCCCACTGCAGTGACGGCATATGATTTTGCAAacaacattcatgcctgaggctctgaggtcccaggtttaattgtcagcaccaccaccagccagagctgaacaggactcTGGCAATAGACAGGCAAAAGCTAAATGTTATGTCAATGGGACTATACTTCATGTGCAActttaagagaagagagagatggagggagggagggagggagggaaggaggaagagagagagagagagagagcgagggagcCTTCCTGCTGCCCCAGAGCCCATTGTCCAGCCCGTGTGGGTATGAAGGTCAGTTTCTagtaattggggcagcttggggaCAGGGCCTGTGCCTAacaccccccttctttctcttgtccccccaccccagccctgttcagctctggctggtggtggtgctaaggattgaacctgggaccttggagtttcaggcactaaagtctttttgcagaacatcAGGGAGTCTCTTCAGCCCTTACCTACCACTCTGACCTTGCTCAGGGCTGGATGCAAAGTCAGCACTGAGAGATGGTGGGTGCTGGCAGCCCCGAGGAGGCACCTCCCTGCCCAGGAAGGTACCGGGCCCAGGATGAGGCACCTACTCACCTTCAGACACTGCCCGGAATGCAGGTCCCGCAGCAACTGCTCTCCAAGGCGAGCTGCCCTCTGCCAAGCCAAGGGTGGGGTTGTCACCCCGAGTGCCACACCCAGGCCACCTCCCTGCTGGGTGCCAGGGGCGGGGGCCCGGGAGAGCCCGGGTCTGAGTCACCCCACATTCCAGACTGCAGCACGGAGAAGGGAACATTTCGAGGCCAGGCCTCAGATGGCAGGGCGTCCTCACCGTGGGGGCCCTGCTGAGCACTGGGGTGCAGCCACCTGGCTCCAGGGCGCAGAAGGACCGGTTCTCCCGGGCACCCTGCACCTCCAGGAGCAGCACGTCGTCCCTGGGGGGCCTCAGGGAGTCTGCAGAGGAGGGAGAGTCACCAGCAGCCCCCCCTTCACCTACAGGGTTCACCCCGAACCAAACCCAGCGCCCCTGGCCCCACTCACCGGCCCACAGACAATCCTGCAGCTGTAGCTTCTCTGCGCTGTGCACctgctccggggggggggggaaccacacTCAGCAGAGAGGAAAGCAAGGCCATGGAGGGGCTCGCTAGTGCAAGTGCCTTGTgcccgaggccctgggttcaagccctggcaccacataggattACCAGAATGACACTGGAGAGCTCCACTGATGGTAGAGCAGTCCTTTGGTGgccttcactctgtctctctctcctcttttgttttattgtattatttccaccagggttattactgggacttgatgTAAGCActataattccactgctcctagcagccatttttctccattttttttttcctttctgttttactttgatttgacagaagagagagaaattgagagagaagagggacacctacagatctgcttcaccactcatgaagcttctgccctgcaagtggggactggaggtttgaatccGGATCTCTGTGTATGGTGATACGTGCACTTAGCCAAGCGCAGcacctcccgcccccccccccccccccaggaaagaCTGAAGTGGATCTGGAGAGGCTGCTGAACAGTGCCACATATGTGCAAGGTCCTCAGTTCACTGCCTGGTGCcatgttaaaaaagaagaaaaagaaaaaaaaaaaaaggagcccatggggccgggcaggggcagactcagtagagtgtacatcatgtggaaggacctgggttcaagcccccagtccccaccagcagggggtaatTTTCATGGTCAgtaaaaacagtgctgcaggtgtctctccctctctgtctcctgttccctctcaatttctctttctaaaacAGTCCTCCCCCCTGCCACCtcggatctctttctctccttaaaataaaatcaggtattaaagaaaaaaaataaagaaacaccccaggatgtggcacagtggataaagtattggactctaaagcatgaggtctcaaattcaattcTAGGCATTGAATGTACCCCACTgaagctctgcttctctctctctctctctctctttctctctttcttataaattagtaaatatttaaataaaattttaaaagtcagaagGAAGACCAGGCTTGCGGGAGTCAGCAGTATCAGGGAGTCAGAGCTCGGGAGCTGAGCCTgggcagacctgggttcaaggctagGGGTGTTGAGGAGACCCCACACCAGCCTCCTTTCTCGCTTGACGCTGTGGCCCGAGCCTCCCTTCGCCTCCTGCCTTTCCCACAGAATTCTGGGAGAGGCCACTGCGCTGCACAGCTGGCCATCCGCCCCTCTCCGCAAGGACTCCAGCTCTGCAAGGACCGCAGTCCTTTCTCTTTCACATTGtcactatggtggtgggaatgaactTGGGGTCTTGTGCAGGGGTGAAACCACTGAACAGCCTCTCCAGCCcttttccatttaaaattttttttattatctctatttatttgataaagacagtcagaaattgaggggaagggtgagacagagagggacaaagagacagagagatagctgcagcactgcttcgccatttgaaaagctttcctcctgcgggtggggactggaagctcaaacccgggttgtTGCGCATTGTGACGtgcacattcaaccaggtgcaccaccactcagaccccttttccattttctaaacatttatttgttaacatgaggggaaaaggagagaaagaaagtgtatgtgtggggggggaaccagagcattgttctgtggggactgaactagggacctcataatTAAAGCCCTGCGCTCTAACCATTGCACCACCCAGGctgcccctttttatttttttcacttaaaaaagaattcttgagagagaaagaggcatgaCAGCACCACTCCCAACCTCCACAGACCGCTGCCCACCCTGGTGCTATTCTCAGTGCTTCTTTGTGATGTCAGGGCCCTCCCCCAGGGCCCCACACAGCaaggtgtgtgctttacctgctgagccatctcccggaAGCAGTGCCCAGCACACAGATGCCCACTGAACGCCGACTGATGGGGGCTGCACCAATCACCCCCTGAGGCTGTGTGGCTCCCCTGCTAGGGCCTGGAGCTTGGGAACTGGTCACAGCACCACTGCTCAATGTTTACTGAGCGCTGGGCTTGTGCCAGCCCTGTGCGCTAAACTAACTCTCAGCAACACGCCCCACTTCCTGAACAGATGGGGGAGCAGTAACTTATTCACTTTCCTGTGCAGGCTCAGTAGTGGAACCCCAAAAGAAAGCCTCTGCCCAGAAGACGCCAGGGGACCCCAGGGCAAAGGGGGGCAGAGGAAGGTGACTTATCTGGGCGTCTGCTGGGGCTGCTCCGGACGCCCCTTCCTACCTGGACACAGAGGTTGGGGTGACCGTTCAGCAGGGGGAACTCAAGGGCTTTCTGTGGAAAGGGGGTCACGGGGGTCAGGAGTGCTGGCCTCCAGGGCCCCCTCCCCCGACAGGCATCCCCTTGCTTACATTTACAGTGACGTTCTCCCTGGGCAGCAGCGGGGTCAGCGGCTGGCAGGTGTCCCCACCTGGGGGCTGCCAACAAAGCGAGGCCTCGGCGGGCATCGGGCAACGGGCCTCCAGCCGCCAGCTCTGAGGGGGTAGCAGCCGCAGCCGGGCACCGTGCCAGAGGTTCCGGTGGGCGCGGGGGTCTGTGGGGACAGCGGGGTCATGGCATGTCCTGAACCTCTGCAGGTCCCTATCCCAGCCCCCCACTTGTCTCTCACCTTCCCTGAAGGGACACAAGCTGGTCCTCACAGAGTCAGGCTCCAGAGGCCACACCTGGAAGGAAACAGGCCCGAGCGTCACTCTGGCTAAGGAGGCACCAGTGGCCCGGTTGGCACCCTGCCTGCTGCACCCCCTTCTgggatgcccaggtgtctgtatattttggagaggaaaagagagacagcagagagaaggagagacaccaacgTCCAGGATGCTCCCACATGATGCCAGGGGTGGGAGCCAGGGAAGATGTGTTCTTCTTGCCCTGAGAACCCTCTCCTGACCccacctccttttctttctttctttctttctttctttctttctttctttctttctttctttccttccttccttccttccttccttcatttatttctcttttttttaaatatacttatttatttatttattcccttttgttgcccttgttttattgttgtagtgattattgttgttggataggacagagagaaatggagagaggaggggaagacagagagggggagagaaagacagacacctgcagacctgcttcaccgcctgtgaagcgactcccctgcaggtggggagccgggggctcaaactgagatctttacgccggtccctgcgccacctgtgcttaatccgctgtgctactgcccgactccctctttctttctttttaaaaagattttctctATTTCTGAAGAAGatagcagagacagagaaagaaccagacattactctggtacatttgctgctggggattgaactcaggacttcatgtttgagagcccacTGCACCATCTCTAGGACCACCTctactttcttttaattaaaaaaaattttttttaattttaatattttattagtgacttacaaaattatgagataacagaggcataattccacactgttttcaccttattccctccactggaaactgcagtgattgtcccaagatcacaggtacaggttgattattatttctgtacacaaacatacacacacacacacacacacacacacacacacacacacacacacacacctacatttttttctatggtcctgccttttaaaaatcatctttattaatttatttattggatagaaacagaaatcaagagagaagggggaaatggagaggcagagagacagagagacacctgcagcactgcttcacacttgcaaagatttccccctgcaggtgggacgtgGGCTTGAACCAAGTTCTTGCAtgttggaacatgtgtgctcaaccacgtatgccaccacccagtcccctcttcctttcttagtcacatctacatctattactacttccaagtgtccttttttcctcttttctctccaggtcctgatggaactggggttcagattCCTCTCCTGGCCCCATTTTCCATAAATGTATCAACTTGTTCCTTCATCCAGAAAGCATGACCCAGGCATGGGAGtttctggagatcaaactcaggacctcatgcctgccaGTCTTGTGCTCTGCCTCGGAGCCACCTCTCTGGCTGAGActgtttaagattttttttttaaatgaagggtgCCAGGaggccagtagagtgcacatgttacaatgtgcaaggacccggttcaagtccctggtccccacctgcaggggcgaagttTCACAATGGTGGTGGGGCAGAGTTGCAGgagtctccctctcttcctctttctcaatttctctctgtttctatccaaaataaataagtaagtaaataaataaataaataaaattctttttcaaaaaatggAGCTGCCcagaagatggtgcagtggataaagtgttagaacCTTAagcttgaagtcctgagttcagtctgtgGGAACACGTATActggagtgaagctctggttctctttccctcataattaactaactaactaaaaggAGCGTTTAGAGAatcagggcagtagcgcagcaggttaagcacacatggcgcaaagtgcaaggactgatgtaaggaacccagtttgaacccccggctccccacctgcaggggagtcgcttcacaggcgatgaagcaggtctgcaggtgtctctctttctctccccctctttgtcttcccctcctctctccatttctctctgtcctatccaacaacaatgacaacaataacaacaacaataattactacaacaataaagcaaaggcaacgaaagggaaaataaatataaaaacatttaaaaaactaaaaaaattaataaaaggagTGTTTAATTCAAATGTACAGCTGCATATTCTGAAATGCTGTTACCAAACTCTTCCTTGTTACATAtgtgcaaaatattttcaaaaactatggggggattaatggtttacaatcaacagtcaatacagttgttggtacatgtgtacaaggacccagttttcagcaaaacactctcaccccccacctaggtcctcctccaccatcatacaccaggacctgtaAGCCCCACcaccctgagtcctttactttggttcaatccACCaagtacaaaatatttttaaaaacatacattatgggggccgggcagtagcgcactgggttaagcacgctTAGTGTGAAgcgaaaggatctgggtttgagcccctggctccccacacgcaaggtgctttgcaagcagtgaagcaggtctgcagatgtctatctttctctctccctctctacctccccctcctgtcaatttctctttgtcctatccaacaacaataacagcaacaacaatggaaaaaaatggcctccaggagcagccgattcgtagtgtaggcaccaagccccagcaataattctggaggcgagagacagagagaaagagagagagagaggattcctGCAACTCTgccccaccacctgtgaagctttccccctacaggtggggacaggggcttgaacctaggtccttgcacactgtatgtaacatgtgcattaaccaggtgtgccaccacccagcccccaatgggGTATCTCTTACTGTCATAGgaggtatgtgtatgtgtgtatgtgtgtgtgtgtgtgtgtgtgtgtgagagagagagagagagagagagagagagaaagagagagagaaagagagagagacagagagaactgaaatAGACCGCAGCACTAGATGTTCCTTCaaagtggtgggggctgggttcagacctgggtggcaaacatggcaaagcagcgcaccacCCATGTGAGCTCTCAGGTCCGCCTCACAAACTAGAAAGCACCACGTGTCCTGGCACTGTGGCCAGGCCGAGGGGCACCCACTAATCAGACTCTGGCCACCTTGCTGGAAAGCTCTGCCAGGCCCTGCACCAGGCGCCAGGGCTGGTCTCTGAGCAGATCTGGAGCTGCCACCATCCACCCGCCCTGTGCCAGGTGCCCAGGGAGCCCCTCGTTTACTCAGCAAGCCTGAGACTGAGAGTCCCCACCATGGGGTGCACCAGTGCTTGGCAACGGACTGCGTTCCCGCAGCGACACTTCCTGAGCACCTGCTGTGTGGTGTCCGCAagctgggctgtggggctgcgggtaGGAGTGGGTTGCTGCAGGACTGGGGTGGGTTTGATCTCTGTGGCCACGGGCTCTTGGTCATGTGTGATTGTGTTGCTTCCGGATtgacttattttcttcctttaaaaatttcagatagaga from the Erinaceus europaeus chromosome 21, mEriEur2.1, whole genome shotgun sequence genome contains:
- the IL17RC gene encoding interleukin-17 receptor C isoform X1 codes for the protein MPVPWFLLSLALGRSPAVLSLERLSGTQDTVHCSPGLSCHLWDGDLLCVPGSLMPAPGPVLVPARLQTELVLRCYQEQDCDLCLRVAIHLAVHGLPEGPDQDLYGTDAELKPEENGSLQAQVVLYFRAYAASRCVLMEVQVPAALVHPGRPAGSVVFECLEVALGAEVRIWAYTQPRYQKELNLTQQLPDCRSLEVRDSIENCKALPWLDVATDGEDVLLHVDISEGQRVGLSLYWNQSQGPTRPWWHQNLTGPQTISLNHTDLVPCLCVQTPGHPRRGCSRQGANRATGASLARVTLGPVSFQVWPLEPDSVRTSLCPFREDPRAHRNLWHGARLRLLPPQSWRLEARCPMPAEASLCWQPPGGDTCQPLTPLLPRENVTVNKALEFPLLNGHPNLCVQVHSAEKLQLQDCLWADSLRPPRDDVLLLEVQGARENRSFCALEPGGCTPVLSRAPTRAARLGEQLLRDLHSGQCLKLWDGDLETLWACPMDKYMHQRWVLLWLAGLLLAAVLFLLLLLQKGRVKGWLRLLQEDIRAGAAARGRRALLLHAADDAAFERLVGALASALGRLPLRVAVDLWSGRELGALGPAAWVHAQRRLAMQEGGVVVLLFSPAAAALCREWLQDGAPGAHGPPGTHDAFAASLSCVLPDFLQGRAAGRYVSACFDGLLPPAAVPAPLHAAPLFSLPAQLPEFLGALQGRDAPGPARLRESARQVARALRPALERCSRPPPDPSPAAPADPE
- the IL17RC gene encoding interleukin-17 receptor C isoform X11, whose product is MGSVVFECLEVALGAEVRIWAYTQPRYQKELNLTQQLPDCRSLEVRDSIENCKALPWLDVATDGEDVLLHVDISEGQRVGLSLYWNQSQGPTRPWWHQNLTGPQTISLNHTDLVPCLCVQTPGHPRRGCSRQGANRATGASLARVTLGPVSFQVWPLEPDSVRTSLCPFREDPRAHRNLWHGARLRLLPPQSWRLEARCPMPAEASLCWQPPGGDTCQPLTPLLPRENVTVNKALEFPLLNGHPNLCVQVHSAEKLQLQDCLWADSLRPPRDDVLLLEVQGARENRSFCALEPGGCTPVLSRAPTRAARLGEQLLRDLHSGQCLKLWDGDLETLWACPMDKYMHQRWVLLWLAGLLLAAVLFLLLLLQKGRVKGWLRLLQEDIRAGAAARGRRALLLHAADDAAFERLVGALASALGRLPLRVAVDLWSGRELGALGPAAWVHAQRRLAMQEGGVVVLLFSPAAAALCREWLQDGAPGAHGPPGTHDAFAASLSCVLPDFLQGRAAGRYVSACFDGLLPPAAVPAPLHAAPLFSLPAQLPEFLGALQGRDAPGPARLRESARQVARALRPALERCSRPPPDPSPAAPADPE
- the IL17RC gene encoding interleukin-17 receptor C isoform X4, translated to MPVPWFLLSLALGRSPAVLSLERLSGTQDTVHCSPGLSCHLWDGDLLCVPGSLMPAPGPVLVPARLQTELVLRCYQEQDCDLCLRVAIHLAVHGLPEGPDQDLYGTDAELKPEENGSLQAQVVLYFRAYAASRCVLMEVQVPAALVHPGRPAGSVVFECLEVALGAEVRIWAYTQPRYQKELNLTQQLPDCRSLEVRDSIENCKALPWLDVATDGEDVLLHVDISEGQRVGLSLYWNQSQGPTRPWWHQNLTGPQTISLNHTDLVPCLCVQTPGHPRRGCSRQGANRATGASLARVTLGPVSFQVWPLEPDSVRTSLCPFREDPRAHRNLWHGARLRLLPPQSWRLEARCPMPAEASLCWQPPGGDTCQPLTPLLPRENVTVNVHSAEKLQLQDCLWADSLRPPRDDVLLLEVQGARENRSFCALEPGGCTPVLSRAPTRAARLGEQLLRDLHSGQCLKLWDGDLETLWACPMDKYMHQRWVLLWLAGLLLAAVLFLLLLLQKGRVKGWLRLLQEDIRAGAAARGRRALLLHAADDAAFERLVGALASALGRLPLRVAVDLWSGRELGALGPAAWVHAQRRLAMQEGGVVVLLFSPAAAALCREWLQDGAPGAHGPPGTHDAFAASLSCVLPDFLQGRAAGRYVSACFDGLLPPAAVPAPLHAAPLFSLPAQLPEFLGALQGRDAPGPARLRESARQVARALRPALERCSRPPPDPSPAAPADPE